Proteins from a single region of Salvelinus sp. IW2-2015 linkage group LG4p, ASM291031v2, whole genome shotgun sequence:
- the LOC139023560 gene encoding LOW QUALITY PROTEIN: matrix metalloproteinase-20-like (The sequence of the model RefSeq protein was modified relative to this genomic sequence to represent the inferred CDS: inserted 1 base in 1 codon; substituted 2 bases at 2 genomic stop codons): MYARFEASNTEACMRAPVDPDDCEITLSVADEYLRHYYNLKKEQPLGRSKRYLPSFTSKVKDKQSFFGLDTTGSLDSETLELEHAFGPGEGIGGDAHFDDDETWIAGSKGFKLYLVAAHEFGLSLGLRHSQNPVTDVSXTYKSSRSTHNLLSKEDRSIINSLYGPKNSQPYYYSRHGWSPLYNPWFPLMMQNKCSPDLSIDAVSTLGDATFFFTLHLWIKHNQQNYIKXGPINNFMPNIESKVDAAFWVPQRSTAYLIHESMYWMVKGSIVKGKPKPISNLGFPPWVQEVDAAVHIVKTGRTLIFIYYSYNGKRRVMDAGYPRYIRRDNTTIDAAVYKDDFIYFVVGPQVYKYDYTQKQVVGTDKANTXLGC; encoded by the exons atgtatgctcgcttcgaggcaagcaacactgaagcatgcatgagagcaccagttgaTCCGGACGACTGtgagatcacgctctccgtagcggAT GAGTACCTCCGGCATTATTACAACCTGAAGAAAGAGCAACCTTTGGGTCGGAGCAAGAGGTACCTGCCCTCGTTCACCTCCAAGGTGAAGGACAAGCAGAGCTTCTTTGGCCTCGACACCACAGGTAGTCTGGACTCTGAGACCCTGGAG CTGGAACATGCTTTTGGCCCTGGAGAGGGAATTGGAGGGGATGCCCACTTTGACGATGATGAAACTTGGATTGCAGGGTCAAAAG GGTTCAAGTTATATCTAGTGGCAGCCCATGAGTTTGGTCTTTCTTTAGGCTTAAGGCACTCCCAAAACCCAGTCACTGATGTAT TTACATACAAATCCAGTCGCAGTACACACAACCTGCTCTCCAAAGAAGACAGATCAATAATCAACTCACTTTATG gtccaaaaaacagtCAGCCATATTACTATTCCAGACATGGCTGGAGTCCGCTTTATAACCCCTGGTTCCCTCTGATGATGCAGAATAAATGTTCCCCTGACCTGTCCATTGATGCTGTCTCCACGCTTGGAGATGCCACCTTCTTTTTCACCCt GCATCTATGGATCAAGCACAATCagcaaaattatataaaataaggTCCTATCAACAACTTCATGCCAAACATTGAATCCAAAGTTGATGCTGCCTTCTGGGTCCCTCAGAGATCCACTGCTTACCTGATTCATG AATCCATGTACTGGATGGTGAAGGGTTCCATTGTGAAAGGCAAACCTAAACCCATCAGCAACTTAGGCTTCCCACCATGGGTTCAGGAAGTAGACGCAGCGGTACACATCGTCAAAACAGGACGCACCCTGATCTTCATTTACTACAG TTATAATGGAAAACGAAGAGTTATGGATGCTGGATACCCACGGTACATCA ggcgtgacaatactaCTATCGATGCAGCTGTCTACAAAGATG ACTTCATCTACTTCGTCGTTGGACCACAAGTTTATAAGTACGATTATACCCAGAAACAAGTTGTTGGAACTGACAAAGCAAATACCTAGCTCGGATGCTGA